In Plasmodium malariae genome assembly, chromosome: 11, the following proteins share a genomic window:
- the PmUG01_11015900 gene encoding uncharacterized protein, protein MENKLKCSGPNVHEKSDVADSKDTIPILEEKNASNSSLSSYISSATGYMSDFFSSFLNVNEKDGEKKKDDDDDEEEKGSCRKKKSALEAMKEGSKNIFTMKTMLMLSLLFFVATIFYLYREGHFNALKTLVPAGFLAGHGAHHVCTCKHKAAQAVGNAAKAVGGCACQRAKQMAEAAARAAANASNNAAVGAEAVRAGVGAEAV, encoded by the exons atggaaaataaattaaaatgttctGGACCTAATGTACATGAGAAATCTGATGTTGCAGATAGTAAAGATACTATTCCAATATTGgaggaaaaaaatgcatCAAATTCATCCTTATCCTCATATATTTCTAGTGCTACTGGGTATATGTCAGATTTTTTTAGTAGctttttaaatgttaatgaaaaagatggagaaaaaaaaaaagatgatgatgatgatgaagaagaaaaaggtaGTTGCCGTAAGAAGAAATCAGCATTAGAAGCTATGAAGGAAGGTTCTAAAAATATCTTTACTATGAAAACGATGCTTATGTTGTCACTATTGTTTTTCGTTGcaactatattttatttgtacagAGAAGGCCATTTTAATGCATTa AAAACCCTAGTTCCTGCGGGATTTCTAGCTGGACATGGTGCACACcatgtatgtacatgcaaACATAAAGCAGCACAAGCTGTGGGTAATGCTGCAAAAGCAGTTGGGGGATGCGCGTGCCAAAGAGCTAAACAAATGGCAGAAGCAGCGGCTAGAGCGGCTGCTAACGCATCAAATAATGCGGCAGTTGGAGCGGAAGCTGTTAGAGCTGGTGTTGGAGCGGAAGCTGTTTGA
- the PmUG01_11016500 gene encoding U2 small nuclear ribonucleoprotein A', putative has product MRITVDMINEAYQSKNPVNENTISLRGYKISVIENLGVTKDYFECIDLSDNEIIKLNNIPCLQRLKTLILCNNKIARIDSDIFENIPNLNSLILTNNKIEKLTDLNSLFKAKNLTRLSLLENSVSKLENYREYLIYNLPSLKYLDFKKIKMKDREAATEVMKNFNPHRKENIQPS; this is encoded by the exons atgcGAATAACAGTAGATATGATAAACGAGGCATATCAATCAAAAAACCCAGTTAATGAAAACACTATATCTTTAAGAg GATACAAAATAAGTGTAATTGAAAATTTAGGAGTAACTAAAGATTATTTTGAATGTATTGATTTGAGtgataatgaaataattaaattaaataatattccaTGTCTGCAAAGGTTGaaaacattaatattatgCAACAATAAAATAGCTAGAATTGATAGtgatatatttgaaaatataccTAATTTAAATTCGTTAATTTTAACCAACAATAAG ATAGAAAAATTAACTGATCTTAACTCACTTTTTAAAGCCAAAAATTTAACGAGACTTAGCTTACTAGAAAATTCTGTATCAAA ATTAGAAAACTACCGAGagtatttaatttataatttaccaTCTTTGAAATACTtagattttaaaaaaataaaaatgaaggaTCGAGAAGCAGCAACAGaagtaatgaaaaatttcaATCCACATAGAAAAG aAAATATTCAACCGAGTTAA
- the PmUG01_11016600 gene encoding conserved Plasmodium protein, unknown function, which translates to MKLFFKLVYCIIFNFICICFNVDKIYETNKTNLFLFSKSYNVVNKKKHKARTNIYSTKNSENSNKTLLSCDKKNDETEAEIRERIEAEKKRREQIKQENSLYINANFKYVSNNIPINVEKKYKYESFKYSEEILTYIFFVINLFKHEQFKNNIYKQSLGNESLQRQKNELHTNERFSSYKNISLVERNQKIVSDFIHKFGDKFKFFNKKEKIQREDWANMFKMEQDDKNNFFKNIKIKNETTKEYYFVIYYCNWQYECMALYNAFHNIFNNCYNNINFYNISNNIDEQLEEQGENEDDKKKQEEMISKEDLQKIKEMYIKDMQNNEITDVESLLRMEENHQSNSEVGSEQENSQAENQKLNESNEQEEGANNQTNNDLSESHAEQQAESQGDKIKTLQELMEEEKKKLDEEFFLYGYSKYEDMEQIKKEEEAIKETKQIIKEEKLSKDKLNNKREFKNILNDFSVHIKNYEDFYNYEKNDERNFGKNNEQNNEQNNEQNNEQNNEQNNEQNNEQNNEQNNEQNNEQNNEQNNEQTNEQNNERNIIMINHANSTELGCVENQTNAPLLNGESSISRISKEINEREKKNINKKKDEIKEVNINVIFVRLSNSTVIGKTKNIKQKIKKKWIYSHEKEINFYELILSVMLNENIYYKDMPHMNIFSLSYNKRKLFDFFNEVNTNLKYSFIHKNNVYNIFNNVINNYMDIYNFDIYDKSNSTNEQNDISSNNNLQNNMVNMENTNNKEYEQNEDILFEELSLDHEIEDTHNYQVIYDGTTNNTHETDDMSQNSGENQNDSEKELKTVNEREKKNNSQNKVIKKKHNKKEKSKYEVLFKQKYTNIFANNIKNKISIEKVSSISNFHTHANYTLDTFRDFTLRDLFHNTLNHQNFKIDKNYVYYSNHKIPRDLFPFILQLSLAFKYEHNTILMNAPKKIEFEFRNV; encoded by the exons atgaaattattttttaaattggtTTACTgcattattttcaattttatttgcATATGCTTTAATgtagataaaatatatgaaacgaataaaacaaatttgttccttttttccaAAAGTTATAATGTggtgaataaaaaaaaacataaggCCAGAacgaatatatatagcaCGAAGAATAGTGAGAATAGCAATAAAACTCTTTTAAGCTGTGATAAAAAGAATGATGAAACTGAAGCCGAAATTAGAGAAAGAATTgaagcagaaaaaaaaagaagagaacaAATTAAACAAGAAAACAGCTTGTATATTAAtgcaaattttaaatatgtaagtAATAATATCCCAATTaatgttgaaaaaaaatacaaatatgaaTCCTTTAAATATAGTGAAGaaatacttacatatattttttttgtaattaatttattcaaaCATGAACAATTTAAGAACAATATTTATAAGCAATCCCTGGGAAATGAGTCATTACaaagacaaaaaaatgaattacaCACGAATGAACGTTTTTCctcttataaaaatattagtttGGTTGAAAGAAATCAAAAGATAGTGTCTgattttatacataaatttggtgataaattcaaattttttaataagaaagaaaaaattcaaaGAGAAGATTGGGCAAACATGTTTAAGATGGAACaagatgataaaaataatttttttaaaaatataaaaataaaaaatgaaacaacaaaagaatattactttgttatatattattgcaaTTGGCAATATGAATGTATGGCTCTTTACAATGCCttccataatatttttaacaattgttataataatatcaatttttataacatatcaAATAATATAGATGAACAACTTGAAGAACAGGGAGAAAATGAAGAtgataagaaaaaacaagaaGAAATGATATCCAAGGAAGatttgcaaaaaataaaagaaatgtatattaaagaTATGCAGAATAATGAAATCACAGATGTAGAAAGTCTACTAAGGATGGAGGAAAATCATCAAAGTAACAGTGAAGTTGGTTCGGAACAGGAAAATTCACAAGCGGAAAATCAAAAGTTAAATGAAAGCAATGAACAAGAAGAAGGTGCAAACAATCAAACGAACAACGATTTGTCTGAATCGCACGCAGAACAGCAAGCCGAATCGCAAggagataaaataaaaactctTCAAGAATTAatggaagaagaaaaaaaaaaattagatgaagaattttttttatacggttattcaaaatatgaagacatggaacaaataaaaaaggaagaagaagCTATCAAGgaaacaaaacaaattataaaggaagaaaaattaagcaaagacaagttaaataataaaagagaGTTTAAAAACATTCTAAATGATTTTTCTGTTcacattaaaaattatgaagatTTCTATAATTACGAGAAAAATGATGAGCGAAATTTTGGGAAAAATAATGAGCAaaataatgaacaaaataatgaacaaaataatgaacaaaataatgaacaaaataatgaacaaaataatgaacaaaataatgaacaaaataatgaacaaaataatgaacaaaataatgaacaaaataatgaGCAAACTAATGAGCAAAATAATGAGCGTAATATCATAATGATAAATCATGCCAACTCAACCGAATTAGGCTGTGTAGAAAATCAAACAAATGCACCTTTGCTAAATGGTGAATCCTCCATTTCTCGTATTTCcaaagaaataaatgaaagagaaaaaaaaaatattaataaaaaaaaggacgaaataaaagaagtaaaCATAAATGTAATCTTTGTCAGATTAAGTAACAGTACAGTTATAGGCAAAACgaagaatataaaacaaaaaataaaaaaaaaatggatttaTTCCCATGAAAAAGAGATCAACTTTTACGAATTAATCTTATCGGTTATGCTAAATGAAAATATCTATTATAAAGATATGCcacatatgaatatattctCCCTaagttataataaaagaaaattatttgacttttttaatgaagttaatacaaatttaaagtatagttttattcataaaaataatgtatataatatatttaataatgttattaataattatatggatatttataatttcgaCATATATGACAAGAGTAATAGTAcgaatgaacaaaatgaCATTTCATCAAATAacaatttacaaaataatatggtTAACATGGAAAATACAAACAATAAGGAATACGAACAAAATGAGGATATCCTTTTTGAGGAATTAAGTTTAGATCATGAAATTGAAGATACACATAATTATCAAGTCATATATGACGGAACGACAAATAATACACATGAAACTGATGATATGTCACAGAACAGCGGTGAAAATCAAAATGATTCCGAAAAAGAACTCAAAACCGTAAATGagagagagaaaaaa aataatagtcaAAACAAagttatcaaaaaaaaacataataaaaaagaaaaaagtaaatatgaagtattatttaaacaaaaatatacaaatatctttgcaaataatattaaaaataaaatatctatTGAAAAAGTTAGCTCGATATCAAATTTTCACACACATGCGAATTATACACTCGATACTTTTAGGGATTTCACATTAAGAGATCTTTTTCATAATACATTAAACcatcaaaattttaaaattgataaaaattatgtttactACTCAAATCATAAAATTCCCAGAGATTTATTCCCATTTATTCTTCAACTCTCATTAGCTTTCAAATATGAACACAATACTATTTTGATGAACGCTCccaaaaaaatagaattcgAGTTTCGAAATGTATAA
- the PmUG01_11016700 gene encoding conserved Plasmodium protein, unknown function produces the protein MEEIELHIIKNDIITIGDRLIDSDDIFHLCKRIVKSRTNQCVDTILECIFYMPVKIGIYITILGILTKNNEKLKLQVLLKLSHNIEVYIKDNPLHCLLWFRCIIGLSCCHVFDFAYCLNLFKNLYNLCIELYKEKKFIKGDNILYLFLSNFFYISKQIYDENKSELENILINSFDLIEKRQEHIDNIDIDNNDISTIEYIYIYTYSIIHSDNFNDRLFHLKGALYNYMENNLKSVATHRFYQKEIFQKIFLEKDNIEEEDISTNYANESQESKENHVNDKEGNEHIMNGPNDTTNKNSVDNYVKNGKDENLKVVSENTHKKEINLQIAIEKCVNAEFFVNYECAECIGSLQIKFKTKHADNKNVHDVWLMQEHILHIIELYKNSVEFSSKILGVYVQLQSKLYNNVLIECIFNKLLSSFSKKNYYFYISLVHRLLLINKNLGTVIIRCIKFVLKQIGKLDNESFYLFMELCLYMLSYFSYENKMLKSKENFFKRKYNDMNKIIKIQEGNMQKVGNDARLNGKEVPQEKEAVREEEALQEEKVITEEGPLSGNKRKRKRDEIVQEELQTEEQSNERAAIEENSFGNLTNMKRNQVILKKNEDTLNKMKSLDCKIPFCVEVDVKYSSDESNEECNEEKGNKKRERNNHEESEDEKDDDDDEEEEEEEENNNNDDNDVDNKGINSNKKDFDFVSFKEELAKLDMGDNLRKFTNLMYNVKKKYCRKWTRNFYFKSCSLVYKNESENLIPKSVINYCNSFKCINDNTHDNFHEFFIFNAILKYCTVEINNVEDEYGDMINEDDEKNKKIDCINKFRDAINVLIQCFMYYLNEKNYLNKVPYFFENVSKNIHLLNDISSTNLNGAFFNNYIFKNDFLENSECWNRYSILILFFKALIFFDSSNVSSLKKVFKNHAIIFSNYKNSGIYQSEDDKYNYDIELVNIVYTHFNNSVLLNVIVNILVENEIIDEFSVIYFIFNKLDESNLDEYYVFRLIYEVIDSQITKKEYNDLEKNRLKRKQTKNENEVLIKELEDKKNELVQKIFHLTNKTIVMLGKKMMKLKNEHNSYMSKELLKESLVFLRTYMDYIDIDQFLQSCHENNFASELLELATIFKYASLKKK, from the exons aTGGAAGAAATAGAGTTGCATATTAtcaaaaatgatattattacaatagGTGATAGATTAATTGATAGTGAtgatatatttcatttgtgTAAAAGAATAGTGAAGAGTAGAACAAATCAATGTGTTGACACCATTTTAgaatgtattttttacatgCCTGTGaaaataggtatatatataaccatTTTAGGGATATTAACAAAgaacaatgaaaaattaaaattacaaGTATTGCTAAAATTAAGTCATAATAttgaagtatatataaaagataacCCATTACACTGTTTATTATGGTTTAGATGTATCATAGGGTTAAGTTGTTGTCATGTTTTTGATTTTGCTTACTGTTTAAATTTGTTTAAGAATTTGTATAATCTGTGtattgaattatataaagagaaaaagttCATAAAAGgagataatattttatatttatttttaagtaattttttttatatatctaaacaaatatatgatgaaaataagaGTGAAttggaaaatattttaattaacagTTTTGATTTAATAGAGAAAAGACAGGAACATATTGATAATATTGATATAGATAATAACGATATATCAacaattgaatatatatatatttacacatatagTATTATTCATAGTGACAATTTTAATGATAGATTGTTTCATTTAAAAGGtgctttatataattatatggagaataatttaaaaagtgtAGCGACACATAGATTTTatcaaaaagaaatatttcaaaaaatatttttagaaaaagacAATATTGAAGAGGAGGATATTAGTACAAATTATGCAAATGAATCACAGGAAAGTAAAGAAAATCATGTTAACGACAAAGAAGGGAATGAACATATAATGAATGGACCTAATGATACTACTAACAAAAACAGTGTGGATAATTATGTGAAGAATGGAAaagatgaaaatttaaaagttgTATCAGAGAACACTCACAAAAAAGAGATAAACTTACAAATAGCTATAGAAAAATGTGTTAATGCAGAATTCTTTGTTAATTACGAATGTGCAGAATGTATAGGTAGCTTACagattaaatttaaaacaaaacatgcggataataaaaatgtacatgaTGTATGGTTAATGCAAGaacatatattacatattattgaactatataaaaatagtgtCGAATTTAGTTCAAAAATATTAGGGGTTTATGTTCAGTTACaaagtaaattatataataatgtactaatcgaatgtatatttaacaaattgTTATCATCTTTTagtaagaaaaattattatttttatatttctttagtTCATAGACTTttactaataaataaaaatttaggaACTGTAATTATCAGATGCattaaatttgttttaaagCAAATTGGAAAATTGGATAATGAATCCTTTTACTTATTCATGGAATTATGTCTCTATATGTTATCCTATTTTTcctatgaaaataaaatgttaaagagtaaagaaaatttttttaaaaggaaatataatgacatgaacaaaattataaaaattcaagAGGGAAATATGCAAAAGGTGGGAAACGATGCCAGATTGAACGGAAAAGAAGTGCCACAGGAAAAAGAAGCTGTACGAGAAGAGGAAGCGCTACAAGAAGAGAAAGTGATAACAGAAGAAGGACCATTAAGTggaaataaaaggaaaagaaagaGGGACGAAATTGTACAAGAAGAATTACAAACAGAAGAGCAATCTAATGAACGCGCCGCAATTGAAGAAAATAGTTTTGgaaatttaacaaatatgaaaagaaatcaagtcattttgaaaaaaaacgaagatacattgaataaaatgaaaagtcTTGATTGTAAAATCCCTTTTTGTGTTGAAGTGGATGTGAAGTACAGTTCTGATGAAAGTAATGAAGAATGTAATGAAGAGAAGGGTAATAAGAAAAGGGAGAGAAATAATCATGAGGAAAGTGAAGATGAAAAGGacgatgatgatgatgaggAGGAGGAGGAGGAGGAGGAAAACAATAACAATGATGATAACGATGTAGATAATAAAGGAATTAATAGTAACAAAAAAGATTTTGATTTTGTAAGTTTTAAGGAAGAATTAGCAAAATTAGATATGGGAGATAATTTGAGAAAGTTTACGAATTTGATGTATAAtgtgaaaaagaaatattgtCGAAAATGGAcaagaaatttttattttaaatcttGTTCATtagtttataaaaatgagtCAGAGAATTTAATTCCTAAATCTGTTATTAATTATTGTAACAGTTTTAAATGCATTAATGATAATACGCATGATAATTTtcatgaattttttattttcaatgcTATCTTAAAATATTGTACAGTTGAAATTAATAATGTTGAAGATGAGTATGGCGATATGATTAATGAAGacgatgaaaaaaataagaaaatagaTTGTATAAACAAATTTAGAGATGCTATTAATGTGTTAATTCAGTGTTTCATGTATTacttaaatgaaaaaaattatttgaataaagttccttatttttttgaaaatgtgTCCAAAAATATTCACTTATTGAATGATATATCAAGTACGAATTTAAATGGagctttttttaataattatatatttaaaaatgattttttggaaaattcAGAATGTTGGAATAGGTACAgcattttaattcttttttttaaggccctcatattttttgattCTTCAAATGTTTCTTCtctaaaaaaagtttttaaaaatcacgcaattatattttcaaattacAAGAATTCTGGTATTTATCAATCAGAAGATGACAAGTACAACTATGATATTGAATTAGTAAATATTGTGTACACTCATTTTAACAATTCCGTTCTGTTAAATGTAATTGTGAACATTTTGGTGGAAAACGAGATAATTGATGAGTTTTctgttatttatttcatttttaacaaattgGATGAATCTAACTTAG aTGAATACTACGTGTTTCGTCTTATTTATGAAGTCATAGACAGCCAGATCACGAAAAAGGAGTACAATGACCTAGAAAAGAATAGATTGAAAAGAAAGCAAACTAAAAATGAGAATGAGGtgttaataaaagaattagaaGATAAAAAGAATGAGCTAGTTCAGAAAATTTTTCATCTAACGAATAAAACAATTGTTATGCTAGGTAAAAAGAtgatgaaattaaaaaatgaacataatTCATACATGAGTAAAGAGTTATTAAAAGAATCCTTAGTATTTTTAAGAACCTATATGGATTACATAGATATTGATCAATTTTTGCAGTCATGTCACGAGAATAATTTTGCTTCAGAATTGTTGGAATTAGCAACTATTTTTAAGTACGctagtttaaaaaaaaaataa